In a genomic window of Ipomoea triloba cultivar NCNSP0323 chromosome 3, ASM357664v1:
- the LOC116012177 gene encoding tropinone reductase homolog At5g06060-like has product MNSMAKVGESSGSRWSLSGMTALVTGGTRGIGRAVVEELAGLGASVYTCSRKEEELNQCLQEWTSKGLKVSGSVCDLSSADQRQLLSQKVSSAFDGKLNILINNVGTNIKKATAEYTMEEYSFIMATNLESSYHLSQLAYPLLKASGAGSIVFVSSVAGLLHVYTGSIYGATKGAMNQLTKNLACEWAKDNIRVNSVAPWYIKTSLVQHVLEKKEFMDKVISRTPFRRVGEPEEVSSVVAFLCLPSASYVTGQIIAVDGGFTVNGFE; this is encoded by the exons ATGAATTCAATGGCGAAAGTGGGAGAGAGCAGTGGTTCAAGATGGTCTCTTTCTGGGATGACCGCCCTCGTCACCGGAGGAACTCGTGGAATCGG GCGTGCAGTAGTGGAGGAGTTAGCTGGATTAGGCGCGAGTGTTTACACCTGTTCAAGAAAGGAAGAAGAGCTCAATCAGTGCCTGCAAGAATGGACTTCTAAAGGCCTCAAAGTCTCTGGTTCTGTCTGTGATTTATCCTCTGCAGACCAGCGGCAGCTGCTCTCCCAGAAGGTTTCCTCTGCCTTTGATGGGAAGCTCAACATTCTT ATCAACAATGTTGGGACAAACATCAAGAAGGCCACAGCTGAGTACACTATGGAAGAATACTCTTTTATCATGGCTACCAACTTAGAGTCTTCTTACCATCTGTCTCAGCTTGCTTACCCTCTCTTGAAAGCATCTGGAGCTGGAAGCATTGTCTTTGTTTCCTCTGTTGCTGGCTTGCTACACGTCTATACTGGATCAATCTATGGAGCAACCAAAG GGGCTATGAATCAACTTACCAAGAATTTGGCTTGCGAATGGGCAAAGGACAACATTAGGGTCAATTCCGTCGCCCCCTGGTACATCAAAACCTCGCTTGTGCAACAT GTTCTTGAGAAGAAGGAGTTTATGGATAAGGTGATATCCAGGACTCCTTTCAGGCGGGTCGGGGAACCGGAAGAGGTTTCATCAGTGGTTGCTTTCTTGTGTCTTCCTTCAGCTTCTTATGTGACTGGGCAGATTATAGCTGTTGATGGTGGTTTTACAGTGAATGGGTTTGAATGA
- the LOC116012161 gene encoding tropinone reductase homolog At5g06060-like → MAKTGEGSSSRWSLTGMTALVTGGTRGIGRAIVEELAELGATVYTCSRKEEELNQRLQEWAAKGLKVSGSVCDASSADQRVLLSQKVSSAFDGKLNILVNNVGTNIRKPTTEYTSEEYAYLMATNLESCYHLTQISYPLLKASGSGCIVFISSVAGMENISSGSVYGASKGAMNQLTKNLACEWAKDNIRVNCVAPWYIKTSLTEHLLGNDEFLDRVVSRTPLMRPGEPQEVSSVVAFLCLPSASYVTGQVIAVDGGFTVHGFV, encoded by the exons ATGGCGAAGACCGGAGAGGGCAGCAGTTCAAGGTGGTCTCTTACAGGGATGACCGCTCTGGTCACCGGAGGAACTCGCGGAATCGG GCGTGCGATCGTGGAGGAACTAGCTGAACTGGGCGCCACTGTGTACACCTGTTCGAGAAAGGAAGAAGAACTGAACCAGCGCTTGCAAGAATGGGCTGCTAAGGGCCTCAAAGTCTCCGGTTCCGTCTGCGATGCTTCGTCTGCAGACCAGCGGGTGTTGCTCTCTCAGAAGGTTTCTTCTGCCTTTGATGGCAAGCTTAACATTCTT GTTAACAATGTTGGGACAAACATCAGGAAGCCTACAACTGAGTATACTTCTGAAGAATACGCTTATCTCATGGCTACCAACTTAGAGTCTTGTTACCATCTGACTCAAATTTCTTACCCTCTCTTGAAAGCATCTGGATCTGGATGCATTGTCTTTATCTCCTCTGTTGCTGGCATGGAAAACATTTCTTCTGGATCAGTTTATGGAGCATCCAAAG GAGCTATGAATCAGCTCACAAAGAATTTGGCTTGTGAATGGGCAAAGGACAACATTAGGGTCAATTGCGTGGCCCCCTGGTATATCAAAACCTCCCTAACGGAACAT TTGCTTGGGAACGACGAGTTTCTGGATAGGGTGGTATCTAGAACGCCTCTCATGCGCCCGGGGGAACCACAAGAAGTTTCATCAGTGGTTGCTTTCCTTTGTCTTCCTTCAGCCTCTTATGTGACTGGTCAGGTTATTGCAGTTGATGGAGGTTTTACAGTGCATGGTTTTGTCTGA
- the LOC116011673 gene encoding probable transcriptional regulator RABBIT EARS, with protein sequence MEKYSEYLMLTKTKQLKPNLNNLKQSLMEDDDDDKAAAWPPRSYSCSFCKREFRSAQALGGHMNVHRRDRAKLKRSNNSNTMASSPPPISSSAIIFFQGNNSGDQKKGGCKRQRIGGGCGNTVSFMPVQVHSEDEEVQQVVAGMRISRDSSMEDIDLELRVGVK encoded by the coding sequence ATGGAGAAATACTCAGAATATTTGATGTTGACGAAGACCAAACAACTTAAACCCAACCTCAATAACCTCAAGCAATCATTAATGGAAGACGACGACGACGATAAGGCGGCGGCATGGCCGCCCAGGTCATACAGTTGCAGCTTCTGCAAAAGAGAGTTCAGGTCAGCACAGGCACTGGGAGGTCACATGAATGTCCATAGAAGGGATAGAGCAAAGCTCAAGCGTTCTAATAACAGCAACACCATGGCTTCTTCGCCGCCGCCCATTTCTTCTTCTGCTATCATATTTTTTCAAGGGAATAATTCCGGCGATCAGAAGAAGGGCGGGTGTAAGAGGCAAAGGATCGGCGGCGGATGCGGCAACACGGTGTCGTTTATGCCGGTGCAGGTGCACAGTGAGGATGAGGAGGTGCAGCAGGTAGTTGCAGGGATGAGAATTAGCAGGGATTCGTCCATGGAAGACATAGATCTTGAGCTTAGGGTTGGCGTGAAGTAG